The Pelmatolapia mariae isolate MD_Pm_ZW linkage group LG10_11, Pm_UMD_F_2, whole genome shotgun sequence genome includes a region encoding these proteins:
- the LOC134637200 gene encoding septin-7-like, with protein sequence MYPCQTVQIFVELKDIINNVHYKNYRSKKIAAVTCNGVDTSKTKGQLTKSPLAQMEEERRKHVMKMKKMEAEMEQVFEMKVKEKKQKLKDSEAELERRHEQMKKNLEAQFKELEKRRVFEEEKASWEAQQRILEQQKPDASKTMEKNKKKGKELRHGLTANWEKLNW encoded by the coding sequence ATGTACCCCTGTCAGACAGTTCAAATATTCGTAGAGTTGAAGGACATCATCAACAACGTCCACTACAAGAACTACCGCAGTAAGAAAATTGCTGCGGTCACGTGTAACGGAGTGGACACCTCCAAGACCAAGGGCCAGCTCACCAAGAGTCCCCTGGCTCAGATGGAGGAGGAGCGCAGGAAGCATGTGATGAAAATGAAGAAGATGGAGGCAGAAATGGAACAGGTGTTTGAGATGAAAGTCAAggagaagaagcagaaactgaAGGACTCAGAGGCTGAGCTGGAGCGACGCCATGAGCAGATGAAAAAGAACCTGGAGGCGCAGTTCAAAGAGCTGGAGAAGAGGCGAGTGTTCGAGGAGGAGAAGGCCAGCTGGGAGGCTCAGCAGAGAATCCTCGAGCAGCAGAAGCCGGACGCCTCCAAGACGATGGAAAAGAacaagaagaaaggaaaggagcTGAGGCATGGTCTCACCgcaaactgggaaaaactaaactgGTAA